The following are encoded together in the Leucoraja erinacea ecotype New England chromosome 13, Leri_hhj_1, whole genome shotgun sequence genome:
- the mlnr gene encoding motilin receptor — MANVSNSTFGCDYVSCPLFPVSTLIPVTVVCIVLFIVGVTGNALTVLIIRRYKNMKTTTNLYLSSMAVSDLLIFLCLPFDLYRLWRYKPWLFGDFLCRFYQYINEGCTYATILHITALSIERYLAICLPLKAKVLITKRRVRSVIALLWTVALVSAGPFFFLLGVEQDMCIHTEYAVNSGILDIMIWVSTVYFFFPVFCLTFLYGFIGRKLWKNKDDIKGPNAANREKYHKQTVKLLAVVVLVFVACWLPFHIGRNLFSNLSRSNSLDLFVFSQYFNVVCLLLFYFSASINPVLYNLISRKYRTAARELLFSRKVSTWSISSNRETRDDTLGGTETNTRV, encoded by the exons ATGGCGAATGTTTCCAATAGTACTTTCGGCTGCGATTACGTGTCCTGCCCTCTCTTCCCCGTCTCCACCTTGATCCCAGTGACAGTAGTCTGCATCGTGCTCTTCATTGTCGGGGTCACTGGTAATGCATTGACTGTGCTGATCATCCGAAGATACAAGAACATGAAGACCACTACCAACCTCTACCTGTCCAGCATGGCGGTGTCGGACCTGTTGATCTTCCTCTGCCTGCCTTTCGACCTGTACCGCCTGTGGAGGTACAAACCTTGGCTCTTCGGGGATTTCTTGTGCAGGTTTTATCAGTACATCAACGAAGGTTGCACATACgccaccatcctgcatatcacaGCTCTGAGCATCGAGAGGTACCTGGCCATTTGTCTGCCTCTCAAAGCCAAGGTGCTGATCACCAAGCGAAGAGTCAGGTCAGTCATCGCGCTGCTGTGGACTGTCGCCCTGGTGTCCGCCGGACCTTTCTTCTTTTTGCTCGGCGTGGAGCAAGACATGTGCATACATACCGAGTACGCCGTCAACTCGGGTATCCTCGATATCATGATCTGGGTCTCAACCGTCTACTTCTTCTTCCCCGTGTTCTGCCTCACTTTCCTCTATGGTTTCATAGGGAGGAAACTGTGGAAAAACAAGGACGACATCAAGGGTCCCAATGCTGCAAACAGGGAAAAATATCACAAGCAGACAGTCAAGCTCTTGG CTGTTGTTGTCTTGGTGTTTGTTGCCTGTTGGTTGCCTTTCCACATTGGTCGTAATCTTTTCTCCAACCTCTCGAGGAGTAACAGCCTCGACCTGTTCGTTTTCAGCCAGTATTTCAATGTCGTCTGCCTGCTGCTATTCTACTTCAGTGCCTCCATCAACCCCGTTCTCTACAACCTCATCTCCCGAAAATACAGGACGGCAGCGCGAGAATTGCTGTTTTCTCGAAAAGTCTCGACATGGTCCATATCCAGCAACAGGGAGACCAGGGATGACACTTTAGGCGGCACCGAGACCAACACGCGTGTCTGA